One Cellulomonas sp. Y8 DNA segment encodes these proteins:
- a CDS encoding glycosyltransferase family 2 protein: MPARPTVSAVLIVKDEEAVLDECLASVAWADEVVVYDTGSSDRTVEIARRHTGVVVEGYWDDDFGAARNRALAHATGDWVLSVDADEVVTGDAEAFRAALGRDGGVAHTVLIRNLAAGPALPLGLGAADTVLAGSRVFRRDLHAWAGRLHEQPVLLATGRPADVQRPAAGIELRHSGYRPDVVAEKDKGARNVELARAQVAAAREAGDAVALELHRVDLARSLQMSGDHAGALAEADALRAAGFASPRNAVLLARSVYLAGVVLGDDAAADRWLGVWEANDDNPAFALATRAQVLAERGDAVGALAALERIPTTTVNGHGERVDRATLVTTELWARTVTGDRRRAVLAALHAIRRGVAPGAAGGLVRVLTPDECRCLLAEMPDAMWRQYVTWCAMDATAEARTFLGWMQEVRPGDAAVAAGAAHLAPTMPLEEAAEWSADLRGAGRAEACPLVLIAADPQGDPRQRALAGALAYSAYGDERGLAGLEDALAHVRAEDEAELLAELQIVAPGLVGAAA; encoded by the coding sequence ATGCCTGCACGCCCCACCGTCTCCGCCGTCCTCATCGTCAAGGACGAGGAGGCCGTGCTGGACGAGTGCCTCGCGTCCGTCGCCTGGGCCGACGAGGTCGTCGTCTACGACACCGGCTCCTCGGACCGCACCGTCGAGATCGCCCGGCGGCACACCGGCGTCGTCGTCGAGGGCTACTGGGACGACGACTTCGGCGCCGCGCGCAACCGCGCGCTCGCGCACGCGACCGGCGACTGGGTGCTCTCCGTCGACGCGGACGAGGTGGTGACGGGCGACGCCGAGGCGTTCCGCGCCGCGCTCGGCCGGGACGGCGGGGTGGCGCACACCGTGCTGATCCGGAACCTGGCCGCGGGCCCCGCGCTGCCGCTCGGCCTGGGCGCGGCGGACACCGTGCTGGCCGGGTCCCGCGTGTTCCGGCGCGACCTGCACGCCTGGGCGGGCCGACTGCACGAGCAGCCCGTGCTGCTCGCGACGGGGCGCCCCGCCGACGTCCAGCGCCCCGCCGCCGGCATCGAGCTGCGGCACAGCGGCTACCGGCCTGACGTCGTCGCGGAGAAGGACAAGGGTGCCCGGAACGTCGAGCTCGCCCGCGCGCAGGTCGCCGCGGCGCGGGAGGCCGGCGACGCCGTCGCGCTCGAGCTGCACCGGGTCGACCTCGCGCGCTCGCTGCAGATGTCCGGGGACCACGCCGGTGCCCTGGCAGAGGCGGACGCGCTGCGCGCCGCGGGATTCGCCTCCCCGCGCAACGCGGTGCTCCTCGCGCGGTCGGTCTACCTGGCCGGTGTCGTGCTGGGCGACGACGCTGCCGCGGACCGCTGGCTCGGCGTCTGGGAGGCGAACGACGACAACCCGGCGTTCGCGCTCGCGACCCGCGCGCAGGTGCTGGCGGAGCGCGGGGACGCCGTCGGCGCGCTCGCCGCGCTCGAGCGGATCCCGACCACCACGGTCAACGGCCACGGCGAACGGGTCGACCGGGCGACTCTGGTGACGACCGAGCTGTGGGCGCGCACGGTCACGGGTGACCGCCGGCGCGCGGTCCTCGCGGCGCTGCACGCGATCCGGCGCGGCGTCGCCCCGGGCGCGGCCGGGGGGCTGGTGCGCGTGCTCACCCCGGACGAGTGCCGGTGCCTGCTGGCCGAGATGCCCGACGCGATGTGGCGGCAGTACGTGACATGGTGCGCCATGGACGCGACCGCCGAGGCCCGCACATTCCTCGGCTGGATGCAGGAGGTGCGGCCCGGCGACGCCGCCGTGGCGGCCGGCGCGGCGCACCTCGCGCCGACCATGCCGCTCGAGGAGGCGGCCGAGTGGTCCGCGGACCTGCGCGGCGCCGGCCGGGCCGAGGCGTGCCCGCTGGTGCTGATCGCGGCCGACCCGCAGGGGGACCCGCGCCAGCGCGCGCTGGCCGGCGCCCTGGCGTACAGCGCCTACGGCGACGAGCGCGGCCTCGCGGGCCTGGAGGACGCCCTCGCGCACGTGCGTGCCGAGGACGAGGCGGAGCTGCTGGCGGAGCTGCAGATCGTGGCCCCCGGCCTGGTCGGCGCCGCCGCCTGA
- a CDS encoding MFS transporter, with amino-acid sequence MNRSLLTSAYLPALLYETGLGAVTPVVALVAAGMGARLDQAALIVALVGVGQILGDVPAGALAARVGDRRAMLVAALVACVALTIGALAPTLPVLAVGVLLTGAASAVFHLARQAYLTEVVPVVNRARALSTLGGVSRIGVFLGPFLGAAVLHVADLRAVFWLAVGTTVAAAAVVGLARDVDDRHPAPRGRPRVSTAGLVRRHRRLLATLGLAVVLVGAVRATRQVVLPLWSEHLGFAPATTSLVFGISGAVDMLLFYPAGKVMDRRGRLWVAVPSMLVLGGAIAVLPLTSTLGGLAVVAMVMGFGNGIGSGILMTLGADVAPPDARAQFLGVWRVFQDSGAAAGPLVVSAVAAAGSLAAGIVTMGAAGLLAAGALAATVPRWSEHATARTRARAAAARAAAARAGATDPPSGQ; translated from the coding sequence ATGAACCGCAGCCTGCTCACCTCGGCCTACCTGCCCGCCCTGCTCTACGAGACCGGCCTCGGTGCCGTCACCCCGGTCGTCGCCCTCGTGGCCGCGGGGATGGGGGCCCGGCTCGACCAGGCCGCGCTGATCGTGGCGCTGGTGGGCGTCGGCCAGATCCTCGGCGACGTGCCCGCGGGCGCCCTCGCCGCCCGGGTCGGCGACCGGCGGGCCATGCTCGTCGCCGCGCTGGTGGCCTGCGTCGCGCTCACGATCGGCGCGCTGGCCCCGACCCTGCCGGTGCTCGCGGTCGGCGTCCTGCTGACCGGTGCCGCGTCCGCGGTGTTCCACCTCGCCCGGCAGGCCTACCTGACCGAGGTGGTGCCGGTGGTGAACCGGGCGCGGGCGCTGTCCACCCTGGGCGGGGTGTCCCGGATCGGCGTGTTCCTCGGGCCGTTCCTCGGCGCGGCGGTCCTGCACGTGGCGGACCTGCGCGCGGTGTTCTGGCTCGCGGTCGGCACCACGGTCGCGGCCGCGGCGGTCGTGGGGCTGGCCCGGGACGTCGACGACCGGCACCCCGCCCCGCGGGGCCGGCCCCGGGTGTCGACCGCCGGGCTCGTGCGCCGGCACCGGCGGCTGCTCGCGACCCTCGGGCTCGCGGTCGTGCTGGTCGGTGCCGTGCGGGCCACCCGGCAGGTCGTCCTGCCGCTCTGGTCCGAGCACCTGGGCTTCGCCCCCGCGACCACGAGCCTCGTGTTCGGCATCTCGGGCGCCGTCGACATGCTGCTGTTCTACCCGGCGGGCAAGGTCATGGACCGGCGGGGTCGGCTGTGGGTCGCGGTGCCGTCGATGCTGGTGCTCGGCGGCGCGATCGCGGTGCTGCCGCTGACGTCGACGCTCGGGGGCCTGGCGGTCGTGGCGATGGTCATGGGGTTCGGCAACGGCATCGGATCCGGCATCCTCATGACGCTCGGTGCCGACGTCGCGCCGCCGGACGCCCGGGCGCAGTTCCTCGGGGTGTGGCGGGTGTTCCAGGACTCGGGGGCCGCGGCCGGTCCGCTGGTGGTGTCGGCGGTCGCCGCCGCGGGCAGCCTGGCGGCGGGGATCGTCACGATGGGCGCGGCCGGCCTGCTGGCGGCGGGCGCCCTCGCGGCGACCGTGCCGCGCTGGTCCGAGCACGCCACTGCCCGCACCCGGGCCCGCGCGGCCGCGGCCCGCGCAGCCGCCGCGCGCGCCGGGGCGACGGACCCGCCGAGCGGGCAGTAG
- a CDS encoding flagellin — MALSINQNIAALNSYRNLSNTQNDLSKSLEKLSSGLRINRAADDAAGLAISEGLRAQIGGTKQAVRNAQDGISVVQTAEGALTETHSILQRMRTLSVQAANDGGLSETAKGNIQDEMDQLKTELTRISDTTQFNGTKLLDGNYSGTFQVGANTSDQDKITVDLKRTGGLSATGLDVNGIDVTAVATDASSAVVTNAVVGTAGSVAVTADPTDLEALKALNGTVTVGSKSFDLASVDYTGVTDAAGALTKITAAAAKVFGTSVTVAAAGTTGVSFTGQTPATGATASEVAAASPVFSQKSGATEAIQKIDAAITDVSKVRSQLGAVQNRFDHTINNLNVAVENLTSSESRIRDTDMASEMVSFTRAQILSQAGTAMLAQAKSIPQSVLQLLQ, encoded by the coding sequence ATGGCTCTCTCGATCAACCAGAACATCGCGGCGCTGAACTCGTACCGCAACCTGTCCAACACGCAGAACGACCTGAGCAAGTCGCTCGAGAAGCTGTCGAGCGGCCTGCGCATCAACCGCGCGGCGGACGACGCTGCTGGTCTGGCGATCTCCGAGGGCCTGCGTGCCCAGATCGGCGGCACCAAGCAGGCCGTGCGCAACGCCCAGGACGGCATCTCCGTCGTCCAGACCGCTGAGGGCGCGCTCACCGAGACGCACTCGATCCTGCAGCGCATGCGGACCCTGTCCGTGCAGGCGGCGAACGACGGTGGCCTCTCCGAGACCGCCAAGGGCAACATCCAGGACGAGATGGACCAGCTCAAGACCGAGCTGACCCGCATCTCCGACACCACGCAGTTCAACGGCACCAAGCTGCTGGACGGCAACTACTCGGGCACGTTCCAGGTCGGCGCCAACACGTCCGACCAGGACAAGATCACCGTCGACCTCAAGCGCACCGGCGGCCTGTCCGCCACGGGCCTGGACGTCAACGGCATCGACGTGACCGCTGTCGCGACGGACGCGAGCTCGGCCGTCGTGACCAACGCGGTCGTCGGCACCGCCGGCTCGGTCGCCGTCACGGCCGACCCGACCGACCTGGAGGCCCTGAAGGCGCTGAACGGCACCGTGACGGTCGGCTCCAAGTCCTTCGACCTGGCCTCGGTGGACTACACCGGCGTCACGGACGCGGCCGGTGCGCTGACGAAGATCACCGCCGCGGCGGCCAAGGTGTTCGGCACCTCGGTCACGGTGGCGGCCGCCGGCACCACCGGCGTCTCCTTCACGGGCCAGACCCCGGCCACCGGGGCCACGGCCTCCGAGGTCGCGGCGGCGTCCCCGGTCTTCAGCCAGAAGTCCGGTGCGACCGAGGCCATCCAGAAGATCGACGCGGCCATCACCGACGTGTCGAAGGTGCGTTCGCAGCTCGGTGCGGTCCAGAACCGCTTCGACCACACCATCAACAACCTCAACGTGGCGGTCGAGAACCTGACCTCCTCGGAGAGCCGGATCCGCGACACCGACATGGCGTCCGAGATGGTCTCGTTCACCCGGGCGCAGATCCTCTCGCAGGCCGGCACGGCGATGCTCGCGCAGGCCAAGTCGATCCCGCAGAGCGTGCTCCAGCTCCTCCAGTGA
- the flgN gene encoding flagellar export chaperone FlgN yields MALSQLSDVLWTERRLLELLLFKLEEEQLVLTSGRTRWLAHATREVETVLEQIRDAELGRSVEADAVALELGLEPGATLRTLAEHAPSPWDDLLQAHRDAFVQLTTEIGQLADGNRELLAMSHRATQETLMSLQESVQTYDPQGHTTAEADRSAQLLDRSF; encoded by the coding sequence ATGGCCCTGAGCCAGCTGTCCGACGTCCTGTGGACCGAGCGCCGCCTGCTCGAGCTGCTGCTGTTCAAGCTCGAGGAGGAGCAGCTCGTGCTCACCAGCGGGCGCACGCGGTGGCTGGCCCACGCCACGCGGGAGGTCGAGACGGTCCTGGAGCAGATCCGGGACGCCGAGCTCGGCCGCTCCGTCGAGGCCGACGCCGTCGCCCTGGAGCTCGGCCTGGAGCCGGGCGCCACGCTGCGGACCCTCGCCGAGCACGCCCCCAGCCCGTGGGACGACCTGCTGCAGGCGCACCGCGACGCCTTCGTGCAGCTCACCACCGAGATCGGCCAGCTGGCTGACGGCAACCGCGAGCTGCTCGCCATGTCGCACCGCGCCACGCAGGAGACGCTCATGTCGCTGCAGGAGTCGGTGCAGACGTACGACCCCCAGGGCCACACCACGGCCGAGGCCGACCGCAGCGCGCAGCTGCTCGACCGGTCCTTCTGA
- a CDS encoding flagellar assembly protein FliW, with protein MTAELADAPRRTHLPEHLHLRAPMPGLAGYEDFTLTPLDDVGVLYALRAEPAGARPVRLFVVDPDAFFPEYAPAIAGDVLAAIGADREHAVRLVVVRPADGGEPPTANLLAPLVVDPVTGAAVQTVLTEDWPLRAPLAPAA; from the coding sequence ATGACCGCTGAGCTCGCCGACGCCCCGCGTCGCACCCACCTGCCCGAGCACCTCCACCTGCGCGCGCCCATGCCGGGCCTCGCGGGGTACGAGGACTTCACGCTCACCCCGCTGGACGACGTCGGCGTCCTGTACGCGCTGCGCGCCGAGCCCGCGGGCGCCCGCCCGGTCCGGCTGTTCGTCGTCGACCCCGACGCGTTCTTCCCCGAGTACGCCCCGGCGATCGCCGGCGACGTCCTCGCCGCGATCGGCGCCGACCGCGAGCACGCCGTGCGCCTGGTCGTCGTGCGCCCGGCCGACGGCGGCGAGCCGCCCACCGCGAACCTGCTGGCCCCCCTCGTCGTCGACCCGGTGACGGGCGCCGCCGTGCAGACCGTCCTCACCGAGGACTGGCCGCTGCGGGCACCGCTCGCGCCGGCCGCCTGA
- the flgL gene encoding flagellar hook-associated protein FlgL — MTTIGRVTHFTVRNSTLNNVQGNLQRMADLQAQMSSGKKINAASDDPSGTADVLRLQGEQRQLAQYDRNASDGEAWLTTINDALTTSLSTLRKARDLTVQGGNGALGINSRVALAQEIEGLRDNLLAQANTTYLGRSVFAGTTAGTAFTDGTTPVGAPDPAYTFSGAGVDGTVTRTVASGTNIRVDSSGAAVFGEGTDSVFALLDSIAATLRAGGDPSDQLDAIDGHLDAMTTEVASVGARQNQIDAAQDLISQSTLTATTRLSAVQDIDLAQIILDLGAQEVAYKGALAAGAKVLQPTLLDFLR, encoded by the coding sequence ATGACCACGATCGGCCGCGTCACGCACTTCACGGTGCGGAACTCGACGCTCAACAACGTGCAGGGCAACCTGCAGCGGATGGCGGACCTGCAGGCGCAGATGTCCTCCGGCAAGAAGATCAACGCCGCGTCCGACGACCCGTCCGGCACCGCGGACGTGCTCCGCCTGCAGGGCGAGCAGCGCCAGCTGGCGCAGTACGACCGGAACGCCTCCGACGGCGAGGCGTGGCTCACGACGATCAACGACGCGCTCACCACCTCGCTGTCCACGCTGCGCAAGGCCCGCGACCTCACGGTCCAGGGCGGCAACGGCGCGCTCGGCATCAACTCGCGGGTCGCGCTCGCCCAGGAGATCGAGGGCCTGCGGGACAACCTGCTGGCCCAGGCCAACACCACCTACCTCGGGCGCTCCGTGTTCGCGGGGACGACCGCGGGCACCGCGTTCACCGACGGCACCACGCCGGTCGGCGCCCCGGACCCCGCGTACACGTTCTCGGGCGCCGGCGTCGACGGCACGGTCACCCGCACGGTCGCCAGCGGCACGAACATCCGGGTCGACTCCTCCGGGGCGGCCGTGTTCGGCGAGGGCACGGACTCCGTGTTCGCGCTGCTGGACTCCATCGCGGCCACGCTCCGCGCCGGCGGCGACCCGTCGGACCAGCTGGACGCGATCGACGGCCACCTCGACGCGATGACGACCGAGGTCGCCTCGGTCGGCGCGCGGCAGAACCAGATCGACGCCGCCCAGGACCTCATCTCGCAGAGCACGCTGACCGCGACCACGCGGCTCAGCGCGGTGCAGGACATCGACCTCGCCCAGATCATCCTGGACCTCGGTGCGCAGGAGGTCGCCTACAAGGGCGCCCTCGCCGCGGGCGCCAAGGTCCTCCAGCCGACTCTCCTGGACTTCCTCCGATGA
- a CDS encoding sigma-70 family RNA polymerase sigma factor produces the protein MNSSAATPAADDLVVAHMPIVGYHVSEVLSRVPATVSREDLVSAGHLALVLAARAYDPETGVPFPRYAALRIRGALIDELRSMDWASRGARHRARELSAASDRLTATLGRTPTREELASALGTDLAAVDQARQDAERRVLSMDATVHPVADLVRDEAPGPEDNVIIGERLRYLRAAVDTLPDRLRTVIEGLFLQDRSVAELADELGVTQSRISQLRTEGLALMRDGLNASLDPELVPVAERPDGVAERRRRTYFAAVASRAAMTAAGHRAEEARTVPTPFEGSDRITTAAV, from the coding sequence GTGAACAGCTCTGCAGCCACCCCCGCCGCCGACGACCTCGTCGTCGCGCACATGCCGATCGTGGGGTACCACGTGAGCGAGGTCCTCTCCCGGGTCCCCGCCACCGTCAGCCGGGAGGACCTCGTGTCCGCCGGCCACCTCGCGCTGGTGCTCGCCGCCCGCGCGTACGACCCGGAGACGGGCGTCCCCTTCCCCCGGTACGCCGCGCTGCGCATCCGCGGCGCGCTGATCGACGAGCTGCGCTCGATGGACTGGGCGTCCCGCGGCGCCCGGCACCGCGCCCGCGAGCTGTCCGCGGCGAGCGACCGCCTCACCGCGACGCTGGGCCGGACCCCGACCCGCGAGGAGCTGGCGAGCGCGCTGGGCACCGACCTCGCCGCGGTGGACCAGGCCCGCCAGGACGCCGAGCGCCGCGTGCTGTCGATGGACGCCACCGTGCACCCGGTCGCGGACCTCGTCCGCGACGAGGCGCCCGGCCCGGAGGACAACGTGATCATCGGCGAGCGGCTGCGCTACCTGCGCGCCGCGGTCGACACGCTGCCCGACCGGCTGCGCACCGTCATCGAGGGCCTGTTCCTGCAGGACCGGTCGGTCGCGGAGCTGGCCGACGAGCTGGGCGTCACCCAGTCCCGGATCAGCCAGCTGCGCACCGAGGGCCTGGCCCTGATGCGCGACGGGCTGAACGCCAGCCTCGACCCCGAGCTGGTCCCGGTCGCCGAGCGCCCGGACGGTGTCGCCGAGCGTCGCCGCCGGACCTACTTCGCCGCGGTCGCCTCGCGCGCCGCCATGACCGCCGCCGGCCACCGCGCCGAGGAGGCCCGGACCGTCCCGACGCCGTTCGAGGGCTCCGACCGCATCACCACCGCCGCGGTCTGA
- a CDS encoding EAL and HDOD domain-containing protein gives MTSTLGADAGSPRAASGSPIPIGGGETTVLRQPVVHHDRSVYGYAVRVLVSGPTGASLPDESTEVAVEAAYRRLDLTGLAGDKPVLLRATAGLLSGTAAVWYDADRLMLEITPSLARRPDVDELLAAATARGSRLALADYDGSLAQDRLLDRVQIVKVDLQRGADHCAELVARAHAAGATVVAEHTDTTERLEIAQSIGADLLQGPMFHRDPPVTRRSFSAGELQCLELLRVLSEEQVDQQTVVRTVASDPELSMRVLHLVNSSAFGLRREIDSVLQAVVLVGPRQLHALAIASLIDAKPASVGTLWSILTRAMTCHTIAADDAGYTVGLLSAVAAQQGIDLTELVARTGVSDALSSALLRREGRLGQVLAAVLAHEENDTAAVAATGLEPWDVAHAYLAAVPSALATATALAFGE, from the coding sequence ATGACCTCGACCCTCGGTGCCGACGCCGGGTCCCCGCGCGCCGCGAGCGGCAGCCCGATCCCCATCGGCGGCGGCGAGACCACCGTGCTGCGGCAGCCGGTCGTGCACCACGACCGCTCCGTGTACGGCTACGCCGTGCGGGTCCTGGTCAGCGGGCCGACCGGCGCGTCGCTGCCGGACGAGAGCACCGAGGTGGCCGTCGAGGCCGCCTACCGGCGCCTCGACCTGACCGGCCTCGCGGGCGACAAGCCCGTGCTGCTCCGCGCGACCGCCGGGCTGCTGTCGGGCACCGCGGCCGTCTGGTACGACGCCGACCGGCTGATGCTCGAGATCACCCCGTCGCTCGCCCGGCGCCCCGACGTCGACGAGCTGCTCGCCGCCGCCACGGCCCGCGGCAGCCGGCTCGCGCTCGCCGACTACGACGGCTCCCTCGCCCAGGACCGGCTCCTGGACCGGGTGCAGATCGTCAAGGTCGACCTGCAGCGCGGCGCCGACCACTGCGCCGAGCTGGTCGCCCGCGCGCACGCCGCCGGCGCGACGGTCGTCGCCGAGCACACCGACACCACCGAGCGGCTCGAGATCGCCCAGTCCATCGGCGCCGACCTGCTCCAGGGCCCGATGTTCCACCGCGACCCCCCGGTCACCCGCCGGTCGTTCTCCGCGGGCGAGCTGCAGTGCCTCGAGCTGCTGCGCGTGCTGTCCGAGGAGCAGGTCGACCAGCAGACCGTCGTGCGCACCGTCGCCTCCGACCCCGAGCTGTCCATGCGGGTGCTGCACCTGGTGAACTCCTCGGCGTTCGGGCTGCGGCGCGAGATCGACTCGGTGCTGCAGGCCGTCGTCCTGGTCGGCCCGCGGCAGCTGCACGCGCTCGCCATCGCGTCGCTCATCGACGCCAAGCCCGCCTCGGTCGGCACGCTGTGGTCGATCCTGACCCGCGCCATGACCTGCCACACGATCGCCGCGGACGACGCCGGGTACACCGTCGGACTGCTGTCCGCGGTCGCCGCCCAGCAGGGCATCGACCTCACCGAGCTCGTCGCGCGCACGGGCGTCTCCGACGCGCTGAGCTCGGCGCTGCTGCGGCGCGAGGGCCGGCTGGGCCAGGTGCTGGCCGCCGTGCTCGCGCACGAGGAGAACGACACCGCGGCCGTCGCGGCCACCGGCCTGGAGCCGTGGGACGTCGCGCACGCGTACCTCGCCGCGGTCCCGAGCGCCCTGGCGACGGCGACGGCCCTCGCCTTCGGCGAGTAA
- a CDS encoding DUF2530 domain-containing protein yields MPSFIHLALRPESRKPAPEPVPVSMRPVFLVGIAAWLVALVVAVVLWLTDAAGPHGVWACVTGAALGGLGLAWTRRRPGR; encoded by the coding sequence GTGCCGTCGTTCATCCACCTCGCCCTGCGCCCGGAGAGCCGCAAGCCCGCCCCGGAGCCGGTGCCGGTGAGCATGCGGCCGGTGTTCCTGGTGGGCATCGCCGCGTGGCTGGTGGCCCTGGTCGTCGCCGTCGTGCTGTGGCTGACCGACGCCGCAGGCCCGCACGGCGTCTGGGCGTGCGTCACCGGCGCCGCGCTGGGCGGGCTGGGCCTCGCCTGGACCCGCCGTCGCCCGGGCCGCTGA
- the flgK gene encoding flagellar hook-associated protein FlgK, whose product MSTFSGLGTALSSLIAQRQALEVSGQNIANANTVGYTRQRAAMASLPAATVPSMFSTSNGVGIGTAVTGIDRLGDAFLDARVRNETSGASRLAAVATEYKTLETTIGEPSATGFSKDLSAFWSSWSDVVNDPTSDSARSVLLQRGKAVADRLSTMHQDIGTQWQQALTTTSALVTQVNTTAANVADLNTRILAITNAGGSANELMDQRDQLVTQLSGLVGASARIRDDGSVDVMVAGNALVSGSTANQLAVSGKSPASLGDAMKAGAEPVSIVWARNDNPAGIEGGRVAGLLTTLAPQSEGGVLTSAAAQVDAVAQTLADSVNKIHTTGYTIDGYGGPTTGGAFFTYDTTNPARSLAVAITDPAGVAVAAAGKGAHDSSVGRELAALAKSTSGADATWAAFVVDLGVQSASASSRATVAEAARSTASAAQLAQTSVDTDEETVNMLAFQRAYEGAARVLTAVDEMLDTLINRTGVVGR is encoded by the coding sequence TTGAGCACCTTCTCCGGACTGGGCACCGCCCTCAGCTCCCTGATCGCGCAGCGCCAGGCGCTCGAGGTGTCGGGGCAGAACATCGCGAACGCGAACACCGTCGGGTACACCCGGCAGCGCGCCGCGATGGCCTCCCTGCCGGCCGCCACCGTGCCGTCGATGTTCTCGACGAGCAACGGCGTCGGCATCGGCACCGCCGTGACCGGCATCGACCGGCTCGGGGACGCGTTCCTCGACGCCCGCGTCCGCAACGAGACGTCCGGCGCCTCGCGGCTCGCCGCGGTGGCCACCGAGTACAAGACGCTCGAGACCACGATCGGCGAGCCGAGCGCCACGGGCTTCTCCAAGGACCTGTCGGCCTTCTGGAGCTCCTGGTCCGACGTCGTGAACGACCCGACCTCCGACTCCGCGCGCTCCGTGCTGCTCCAGCGCGGCAAGGCCGTCGCCGACCGGCTCTCGACGATGCACCAGGACATCGGCACCCAGTGGCAGCAGGCGCTGACCACCACCTCGGCGCTCGTGACCCAGGTCAACACCACCGCGGCCAACGTCGCGGACCTGAACACCCGCATCCTCGCGATCACCAACGCGGGCGGCTCGGCGAACGAGCTGATGGACCAGCGCGACCAGCTCGTCACGCAGCTGTCCGGCCTGGTCGGGGCCTCCGCGCGGATCCGCGACGACGGCTCCGTCGACGTCATGGTCGCCGGCAACGCCCTGGTCTCCGGGAGCACCGCCAACCAGCTCGCCGTCTCGGGCAAGAGCCCCGCGTCGCTCGGCGACGCGATGAAGGCCGGCGCCGAGCCCGTGTCGATCGTCTGGGCCCGCAACGACAACCCCGCCGGCATCGAGGGCGGGCGTGTCGCGGGCCTGCTGACGACGCTCGCCCCGCAGAGCGAGGGCGGCGTGCTCACCAGCGCCGCGGCGCAGGTCGACGCCGTCGCCCAGACCCTCGCCGACTCGGTCAACAAGATCCACACGACCGGCTACACGATCGACGGCTACGGCGGCCCGACCACGGGCGGTGCCTTCTTCACGTACGACACGACGAACCCCGCCCGCAGCCTGGCCGTCGCCATCACCGACCCCGCCGGCGTCGCGGTCGCCGCGGCCGGCAAGGGCGCGCACGACAGCAGCGTCGGCCGGGAGCTGGCCGCGCTGGCGAAGTCCACCTCCGGCGCCGACGCCACCTGGGCCGCCTTCGTGGTGGACCTCGGCGTCCAGTCGGCCAGCGCCTCCTCGCGGGCCACCGTCGCCGAGGCGGCGCGGTCCACCGCGTCCGCCGCGCAGCTCGCGCAGACCTCCGTCGACACCGACGAGGAGACCGTCAACATGCTCGCGTTCCAGCGGGCCTACGAGGGGGCGGCCCGCGTGCTCACGGCCGTCGACGAGATGCTCGACACGCTGATCAACCGGACGGGGGTGGTGGGCCGATGA